The following DNA comes from Rhipicephalus microplus isolate Deutch F79 chromosome 6, USDA_Rmic, whole genome shotgun sequence.
aaaccccacatatcagtcaatcaatcaattttatatAGTGTATACCGTCGTGCAAAAGGTCATGTGCTGTGTGTTTGGGGCGGTCAAATTAATTGAGTGATCCGCCTCAGTGGATATGGGtgcgtgctcggctgctgacactaTGGTCGTGGGTTCGACCCCAGTCgccgcggtcgcatttcgatggagccgaaatgTTAACGTGTGTACACGTGTCTCTAACATTTCTGTCTCTAACAGTGACATCGCAAAGTACACTTTGTGATGTCACTGCACCTTATAAAGAACACCGCAGACGCTCGAAATTTCAGAAGCCCTCTAGTAAGGCGTCtatatcataatcatatggttgtctTGGAACACAAAACCCCGCATACAGTGATGAAAGAGCTGCGGCCATATATTGTGCGGTCTTTCAACGTGAGCGTTGCTTCTTGTTGTAATCTCTCTTTAACAAGCTAAACAACACCCATAAACACACCTAAGCAACAAAAAAACTGGGGGAGATTTCGCATGCAGAAGGAACACACGGGTGTATGCCATATAGTTCGCAATATGTTTGTTTTTATCAGTATAGGTCATTACGTCACGTATATGAATTACAAGACGTGCATCAGCGATTATGCCTGGTCTTTGCAATTGCAAAACTTCGCCCAAGAGCTCTTCTCCAGGCAGGTGGTTTTGTTGGCGTAGCTGTCACTGCGGTCCACATAGTCGACGTGCTTTTCCCAGGACGAGGCGTTGCGTATGCCGCCGTAGACGTCGAAATAGGCTTCGGGCGACGTCCTAAACGAGACGCGTATCAGCACCTTGCCCGCCGAGCGTCCTCCGAACGAGCTGGTATCATCAACGCTGTCCAGACGCCAGGCGGCGCACTTGCCGGGGAACCGCGCCTCCGCCACGGCGTTGATGTGGGCGACTGCGAAGAGGGCAAACGACCGgcccaacgacgcgtcgtccagCTTCTTCTCGGCACCGACGCACGCGCAGAAGGCTTGCGGCACGAAGGCCTCCTCGCAAGTCCTCTCTGGCAGCATGGGTCGGAACAGGCTCAAGCCCTTGTTCGACGGCACCACGCTCAGATCTGGAAGGGAGGCGAGGCTCAGGAGCGTGGCGTGAAAGTCGTACGTGGTCACGAGACGCCGCTGGTTGACCTCCAGCGAGGCGGCGACTTCGGGGTGTCCGTCGAGGAAGCCGCGAGGCAGGACCCACAGGCAGAACGGCGTCTTGTCCTCGTGCCGGCCTACCTCCGTCCGGCGAAACGTTCCCTGCCGCATTCCGTGATCGCTGAGAAACACGACGGCCGTGTGGTCCAGGAGACCTCTGGCGGCGAGGTTCCTGAAGAACAACTCGACAGGCTCGTCCATGCACGCCACCTGTTCGATGCTGTCGTGGGACATGTACGAcagccaggcgaaggtgaacagCCTCCGCTTCTCGTGCAACTCGAGCACCTTGGCGAGGTAATTGAGCACCTCCTTCGTCTTCAGGCGACCGCCCATGCACGCCACGGGATCCGAGGTGTTCGTGTCCATCAGTAGCATCATGGGATGCGCGTAGTAATCGGTAGGCGCCTCCTTGAAGCCCAGTGCACCCGTGAAGAGTGCCCAGTTGGCCATCTCTTCCAGAAAGAAGGTGGCGTATCCGAGCGACTTGTAGACCTTCCAGATGGCCGGCAGTGTGTCGTAGTGACTGTTCCTGAACAGGCGCGACATGTCGGCGCCTGATATGCCCGTCAGCAGGGGCACGAGATTCGGGAACGAGTTCTGGCCCACCTTGTTGTACATGAGGAACTCGTAGGCGCCGCGTTCCTCCACCAGAAACCTTCGAGTTCTGGCCATGCGGCGGTTGAAGTTGATCCGGGACGTCGAGTCCACGCCCAGGATTAGGACGCTAAGCTGTCCTGGAGATAGGGGCTCGCTGGCGTCTCTCTTTTCCACCGGCACGAAGAAGTACTCGGAGAACAGGTGCGTGCCTTGTGCTTCGCACGAGATGCGGACGTAGTCTTGTCGCAGAGGCTGGCCGAAGACGAGTCGGACCGGAGGTCCCAAGACTGGCTCCGAGTCCGGGTTTACCGCAGACACGTTTCGGAGCACCGCCTGGTAGTAGCAACCGATGTCATTGGTGCTCGCATTGTACTCCCTTCGGAGGACTTCCTCATCCATGTTGAAGACGTCGATAGCTTGGCGCAGTGCGCTGGGTCTCGTAACTTTGACGCAGTAGCCTTCGTAATTGAACGGTGTTTTTAGCGTGCTCCATTTGATGGTCCAGTGGTACGGATCGTAGAAGGGCATTTTGCATCCGGGAGTGTCCACCACGTAACCGCTCCAAACGAGATCCATCTCTCTGAAGATGccaggaaggtatgtgacttccAAAATAAATACGATAGTTCCCAAAACGAGGGTATAAAGGACCTGTAGCCTGATTGACGATGGCCAGCAAGCTCGAAGCATCCCACGCTCTTCTTCTTGTTCACTTTTTGTCCCTGGCGCATACCCACCGTGGGGGATTTGCGAAGAATTGAGTGGCTTTTAAAAAATGTGCAGATTTAGAATAATGGAGATATAATAGAAATATTACCGATGACCTATAGGAATAgtggtgcttgatctaatgcatatattcatttaaataaagaaacgaaTTTGTCCCCTGGCTGCGACTCTCGATGATGATCATGGTGGTGGATGTGAAGAAGGGGATCCTTAAATGTGTCGGCACATTTGTTTAAACATCCTTATCTAAATAatccggctggtaaaacaattccatctcacaaatgaggcaccgtccgtttcatggccgctcccccgtggtgggttgcaccaggactctgaggaacaaccaatcAACCAACCATTGTGCCATTGGGATGCTGATAATAATGCCACACATTTGCGGGGTGTCTCCAGTCAACTAAGCTGGACAAAAATCAGAAAACAGAAGGCATAGCGGATAAAAAGTTATAAATAGATGCATCTAACCAAAAAGAGACTATGAGAACCAGTGCTATAATTTTCGATTTCCCCCTTACGTGTTTGCCCTTTTTTTTTAGTctggtcagttacccttaatgaccaatgGTCATCATGCCAACGCCTCACATCCGTGACAATATCAAAAAGCCCTATATGTTCACTGACGCATTATGCTCTCCCTGTCTCATATAATGTTACACCTCACACATACTATACAATTGATGGCTATGACATTCACTACTCTCCTCCTCCTTTCATAACTTCTCTTACCCAACTCCTTGCTATGCTAATAGATGATATGGCGCAAGACACCTGCGCGCTTACACCTTGGGCTGGTAATTATTTTTGTACATTGCGACGTGAATTAGCAAGGCCTCCAAATGTCAAATGCGCCAGCCCAAACATTTTCACGCACATGCCTCTACCGCAATTGTATTGTCTATTTAGTTGTTAAAGATACTTGACGGCAATGAGGCAGCACCGATACCCATCCGTGAAATAGTGAACAGCATGCCCACACAATAAAAATGTTTACACCCTTATAGGTGTAAAAAGAGTGTTTTACAGATTTACACCtttttctttgctggtacactCTCAGAGAAGGGTGTAACTGGCAAAAAGGTGTTATTATGCCGTTCGTGAGGGTTTTGAAGAACAGAAGGGCGTACACCTATAATTGTTGGAATAAAAATTGTTACGTTTAACCTCCCATagttgtcatataatcattagtgacgccgtactgaagggctccgaaaatttgaaccacctggggttacttaaggtgcacctaagtctaactacACAGGTCTCGCACTGCAGCCCGTTGCTGCGGGCGTCACACCCTTCCTCGCTATTTCACCTATAGTTTCCCTACAGCTCGATtccttaaaaaaataaagaaaaaatcaaAATTAACCGATGGTCGAGACATGGCGCGCTGGGAATCTTGAAGGGACGTATTAGAAGACACCGTTTTCTCCGTGGAAAAAAGCCTCAGCGTGTATGTATATTTTAGAAACAACGTGTGATGAAAACAGAAGCTCGAACTAAACGGTGCAACTGTCTGTAGCTCATCCGGAAAAAATGAATTCCTAATAATAAATAAAGCCGCAATCGAAGCAGACTTGTACGCGGCAAAAGAAACGGACAGCGCTGATAACGGAGGAAGGTAACGCAAATTATAAATcagattagaaaaaaaagatatgatGTGAAAGTATGTATTCGGGTGGGAACAGACATGGtgggcgtggggggggggggcacaaaacAAAGTAGAAACGAGAATAAAAACAAGAACAGCTACGGACATCGAAGCTCCGTCGGCTGCAGGGCGAGCGGATCGCTGCTGTCGGGTagcacagcaatggcgacgagacGAGGCCCTCCACGCAGACGATATCAATTTGGATTTCTGTTCTCTCTTTCCCCTTACTTCTCTCTCTCATCTCTTTATCGCTCTATTCTACCCTTCCCTTCTTCATCTCTACATCTGTATAAGCTCTTTCGATGTCGCAAGAGGGAACTATAGGGGAGCGCGAGAGCGTACAGCAGTGAGTGGGGTGGAGTTACGTACCGGCATGAGAGTGCGGAGGGAGGCTTGTAAAAGAGGGGGACACAGTGGGCGTGTCGGCTGCCGGTCACGTTTCAAAAGAGAGTGGGCGTGGCGTCCTAAAGGTCGCGGTCTTTGCGTGCCAGCCAATGAGTGGACGTCCGTTTTCTCTCTTTCCACGTATATTCTCTCCCTCACTTTCTGCTGCCCCTCGCTCGACTGTCACTTCTCTCCGACCGAATGCACGACGATGCTGCCCTCTACGTCGCTCCCTTCTTCTTacgtcgcatttttttttccctctattaCCGTTCCTTCTTATATTTAGAAAGCTTCTTTCTCCCTCGCGTCGTGTCTGTGACTCCTCTCGCCTTTCTTCCTGTCACAATATCCTtaccttctaaaaaaaaaaaaaaaaccgtctctcgttcgaaaaaaaaaagatgaagtaaAGAGACGCAAAATTTCCGTATATACCGCTGCGAACCTCTGTAGAGTGTCGCCAATCTCTCGTTGTCGCAAAAACCCTCCGTCTCCCAGTGCGGCTCCCAATTTTCCCGCGTGCCGATGCCAGCGTTGCTGGTATCTTCGATTTTTTTCCCCCTTCAGTTTCGTTCGTGGTTGTCTTTCTTGCTTCAAAAGCAGGGACGCACAGCTCCATGTTACGCAGAATATCGCGCTCCAGAGTGTGTGTCGTTGTTGCCACGGGACCGATCATTGCGGAGTTCGGTTGCGGCTCTTTCGAGAGGAGGAAACGAGAAAGGGGTGCAAGGCGAGAGGCGCGGTATACGCTTTAGAAGGCTGGTGGCGCCTTCATGCGCATTACTGCGGCGGGCCCTCCAATTCACCGCGTCGCGCTTTAACGTCGCCTCgccgttatttatttatttaccgcTTCGCTCTCGTTCATTTGCCCGGCTCGGAACACCTGTTTCTGAGGGTAAGGTTGAATGAGGTGACGTGTGCGCTGGACTTGCGTTGCTGCGCCATCTTTCTATAGGAGCAGCAAAGGGTGCTACTTGTTCCATAGTCGGTATACGACGTTACAATGTAGTTGCACCTAACGAAAAACGAGGGCGACTTGAACAGGAAAAGTAGGGCGTACAGTTTCAACTGTTTACTTTCCCAAGTGCACATCATTGATATACTCGAAACAGTAACCATCACAAAGGAATATAGCTCATTGCTATATTTACTAGTTTATCTACATTACTGTTTATTTAACTATTGATGCATCGCTGCTGCTTTACATGGTTGTTCGCTATACAGATTGCTACATCCATATTATCATCTGTATGTATATCGTAATGACATGCTTTTGAGATAACACACTCGAAATGTATTGCACACTATATGCTTGTCTATCGCTCTTTGTTTTTAGTTCTTGATGCTTTTCTAACAGCGTAACAATGTTGCGAATCTTGTAAGGGTGCTACACTCCCACCTGCCCTTTCGTTGGAAGTGCAACTGGGCGGGTCCACTTTCCCATGTTTATTGTTTCGGGTTTTATGTTCAGATTCTTTAGAAGGGCTCCACTAAAAGCCTTCCTAAATTTAGCCCTTTCCCTATGCGGGAAGTTGAATCTAAAAAGCTACAGTACAGAGGAGTCTCTCGTACAAGGTCTCGTATGTGTGTTTCCCTTTTTTTGTAATCTAGCTATTCGACAGGGCTAAATGTGTAGGCAGCCTTAAACGGGGCGTATAGAAGAATTCGAAAGGTTGGtcggttggttcctcaacaacatggcgcaacccacctaaggggataggccatgaatgggacggtgccttgctttttaaattagttcacttcttgaaagaaagGGTTGAATTCATTAGCTAAGAATGTATGGTAATAATTGTTAGGTGATGgatttctaaacaaacaaaaaaaccctgaAAACGTTAACATAATAAACA
Coding sequences within:
- the LOC119168267 gene encoding uncharacterized protein LOC119168267, with protein sequence MDLVWSGYVVDTPGCKMPFYDPYHWTIKWSTLKTPFNYEGYCVKVTRPSALRQAIDVFNMDEEVLRREYNASTNDIGCYYQAVLRNVSAVNPDSEPVLGPPVRLVFGQPLRQDYVRISCEAQGTHLFSEYFFVPVEKRDASEPLSPGQLSVLILGVDSTSRINFNRRMARTRRFLVEERGAYEFLMYNKVGQNSFPNLVPLLTGISGADMSRLFRNSHYDTLPAIWKVYKSLGYATFFLEEMANWALFTGALGFKEAPTDYYAHPMMLLMDTNTSDPVACMGGRLKTKEVLNYLAKVLELHEKRRLFTFAWLSYMSHDSIEQVACMDEPVELFFRNLAARGLLDHTAVVFLSDHGMRQGTFRRTEVGRHEDKTPFCLWVLPRGFLDGHPEVAASLEVNQRRLVTTYDFHATLLSLASLPDLSVVPSNKGLSLFRPMLPERTCEEAFVPQAFCACVGAEKKLDDASLGRSFALFAVAHINAVAEARFPGKCAAWRLDSVDDTSSFGGRSAGKVLIRVSFRTSPEAYFDVYGGIRNASSWEKHVDYVDRSDSYANKTTCLEKSSWAKFCNCKDQA